From a region of the Methylomonas rapida genome:
- a CDS encoding formylmethanofuran dehydrogenase subunit A: MLIKLQNGAIYDPAQNLHGAIRDLFVRDGAIVADPGPDARFDAVFDLTGKVVMAGAVDIHSHIAGGNVNTARLLLPEQHRNHMARRFNHPFSSAKWSSTDTGYRYARMGYTTVVEPAMLPVNALDVHLQMADIPIIDTAALAILGNDDLLLRLMRAKASQNQINDYVAWTLNATRALGLKVINAGGANAFKSNARQFGLDDIVPDYGVSSRQILQTLQTAVCQLGVPHPVHVHCNNLGIPGNVDTIVATMEAAQGLPMHLAHVQFYAYGSEGAKGFSSAAAKLLEAFNRHPNITMDVGQVLFGQTVTISGDVIAQYSRHSDASPAKYVMWDAETEGSGGVVPYRYREASFVNTLQWAIGLELFLLADAPERLFFTTDHPNGAPFTAYPELLRLLMDADYRQEYMTQLNQEALALTLLPGLKRELTLDEIATMTRSSAAKLLGLNDRGHLAPGSVADIAVYDPHKRSSQTVGPRPDYRAMFADAALLFKNGRLVVQNGVVIDRPAGLAQAVTPVYDAGITRTIKQYFDRFYSLNLSQYGVNDADFDNSKQPRFRNIAAL; encoded by the coding sequence ATGCTCATCAAACTGCAAAATGGCGCGATTTACGACCCTGCGCAAAACCTACACGGCGCAATCCGTGACCTGTTCGTACGGGACGGCGCCATTGTCGCCGACCCTGGCCCGGACGCACGTTTCGATGCCGTGTTCGACTTGACCGGCAAAGTGGTGATGGCCGGCGCAGTGGACATCCACAGTCACATCGCCGGCGGCAACGTCAACACCGCTCGTCTATTGTTGCCGGAGCAACACCGCAACCACATGGCGCGGCGGTTCAATCACCCCTTTTCCAGCGCCAAATGGTCCAGTACCGACACCGGCTACCGCTACGCCCGGATGGGTTACACCACCGTGGTCGAGCCCGCCATGCTGCCGGTCAACGCGCTGGACGTGCATCTGCAAATGGCCGACATCCCGATCATCGACACCGCCGCGCTGGCGATTCTGGGCAACGACGACTTGCTTCTCCGGCTGATGCGGGCCAAGGCCAGCCAAAACCAAATCAACGATTACGTGGCCTGGACCCTAAACGCCACGCGTGCTCTGGGTTTGAAAGTCATCAACGCCGGCGGTGCCAATGCTTTTAAGTCGAATGCCCGCCAATTCGGCCTCGACGATATCGTGCCGGATTACGGCGTCAGCTCACGGCAGATTTTGCAAACCCTGCAAACCGCCGTTTGTCAGCTCGGCGTGCCCCATCCGGTGCACGTACATTGCAACAATCTCGGGATTCCGGGCAATGTCGACACCATCGTCGCAACGATGGAAGCCGCGCAAGGCCTGCCGATGCACCTGGCCCATGTGCAGTTTTACGCCTATGGCAGCGAAGGCGCCAAAGGCTTTTCCTCGGCGGCGGCCAAGCTGCTGGAAGCCTTCAACCGCCATCCCAACATCACCATGGACGTCGGCCAAGTGCTGTTCGGCCAGACCGTCACCATCTCCGGCGACGTCATCGCCCAATACAGCCGCCACAGCGATGCCAGCCCCGCTAAATACGTGATGTGGGACGCCGAAACCGAAGGCTCGGGCGGCGTGGTGCCGTACCGTTACCGCGAGGCTAGCTTCGTCAACACTCTGCAATGGGCAATTGGTTTGGAACTGTTTTTGCTGGCCGACGCACCGGAACGACTGTTTTTCACCACCGATCACCCCAATGGCGCACCGTTCACGGCCTACCCGGAACTGTTGCGGCTGCTGATGGACGCCGACTACCGGCAGGAATACATGACGCAGCTAAATCAGGAAGCCCTAGCCCTAACGCTGTTGCCGGGCCTGAAGCGCGAATTGACTTTAGATGAAATTGCCACGATGACGCGTTCCTCTGCCGCCAAACTGCTGGGTCTCAACGACCGTGGCCATCTTGCCCCCGGCTCGGTGGCCGACATCGCCGTTTACGATCCCCACAAGCGATCCAGCCAAACCGTTGGACCTCGTCCCGATTACCGGGCCATGTTCGCCGATGCGGCACTGCTGTTCAAAAACGGCCGGCTGGTGGTGCAGAACGGCGTCGTGATCGACAGACCTGCCGGCTTGGCGCAAGCCGTCACCCCGGTTTACGACGCCGGCATCACCCGCACCATCAAACAGTATTTCGACCGTTTTTACAGTTTGAATCTCAGCCAGTACGGGGTCAACGACGCCGATTTTGACAACTCCAAACAGCCGCGTTTTCGTAACATCGCAGCGCTTTGA
- a CDS encoding His/Gly/Thr/Pro-type tRNA ligase C-terminal domain-containing protein — MLHRALFGSLERLTGILLEHYAGWLPFWLAPMQVVVGPISAQTEAYALEVAGQLNGAGLHVETDLRNEKIGYKIREHSVAKVPLPIVVGQREMQDGQVTLRWLHGGHQQTLPLAQALAELAQQNQYPSNLSGKQPGRLENP; from the coding sequence ATGCTGCATCGGGCCTTGTTCGGTTCGCTGGAGCGCCTTACCGGCATTTTGCTGGAGCATTACGCCGGTTGGCTGCCGTTCTGGCTGGCACCGATGCAAGTTGTGGTTGGGCCCATCAGCGCACAAACCGAAGCCTATGCGCTGGAGGTTGCCGGGCAATTAAACGGTGCCGGTTTGCATGTGGAAACCGACTTACGCAATGAAAAAATCGGCTACAAGATCCGTGAACACAGTGTGGCCAAAGTGCCGCTGCCGATCGTGGTCGGCCAGCGGGAAATGCAAGACGGTCAAGTTACCCTGCGCTGGCTGCACGGCGGACATCAACAAACCTTGCCGCTGGCGCAAGCCTTGGCCGAACTAGCCCAGCAAAACCAATACCCTTCCAACCTATCCGGTAAACAACCAGGACGACTTGAAAACCCATGA
- a CDS encoding 6-carboxytetrahydropterin synthase produces MTLSTQTQPTCGLYSLKVHPQFCSAHTLRDYPGDCRRLHGHNWKVETDNASVRYSEVAA; encoded by the coding sequence ATGACTCTCTCTACACAAACGCAGCCAACCTGCGGCCTCTATAGCCTGAAAGTTCACCCCCAGTTTTGCTCGGCGCATACCTTGCGCGATTATCCCGGCGATTGCCGCCGCCTGCATGGGCATAACTGGAAAGTCGAAACCGACAATGCCAGCGTCCGCTACAGCGAGGTCGCCGCATGA
- the folE2 gene encoding GTP cyclohydrolase FolE2, whose product MNACAIEDIQGRADSRRIAIDKVGIKDILHPVRVKDKSCSEQHTVARFDMYVNLPHDFKGTHMSRFVEILNGHDREISIASFPVMLQEMLQRLEAESGYIDMRFPYFIEKAAPVSGVRSLLDYQVSFIGEIDAQGCRTKVKVMVPVTSLCPCSKEISERGAHNQRSHVTITAATREFIWLEDLIALVEAEASSPIYGLLKRPDEKYVTEQAYDHPKFVEDMVRDVAARLDAEPRIGAYTVESENFESIHNHSAYALIERVK is encoded by the coding sequence ATGAACGCCTGTGCTATCGAAGACATCCAGGGCCGCGCCGACAGCCGTCGAATCGCCATCGACAAGGTCGGCATCAAGGACATCCTGCATCCGGTACGGGTTAAGGACAAGAGCTGCAGCGAACAACATACCGTGGCCCGCTTTGACATGTACGTAAATCTGCCGCACGACTTCAAGGGCACCCACATGTCGCGCTTCGTGGAAATATTGAATGGCCATGACCGGGAGATCAGCATTGCCTCGTTCCCGGTCATGTTGCAGGAAATGCTGCAGCGATTGGAAGCCGAATCCGGCTATATCGACATGCGCTTTCCGTATTTCATCGAAAAGGCCGCGCCGGTCAGCGGCGTGCGCAGTCTGCTGGATTATCAAGTTAGCTTCATCGGCGAAATCGACGCCCAGGGCTGTCGCACCAAGGTCAAAGTGATGGTACCGGTGACCAGCTTGTGCCCATGCTCCAAGGAAATCTCGGAGCGCGGCGCTCACAACCAGCGCTCGCATGTCACCATCACGGCGGCGACCCGAGAATTCATCTGGTTGGAAGATTTGATTGCGCTGGTCGAGGCCGAAGCCTCGTCGCCAATCTATGGCTTGCTGAAGCGACCGGACGAAAAATATGTCACCGAACAGGCTTACGACCATCCGAAATTCGTCGAGGACATGGTGCGCGACGTTGCCGCTCGTTTGGACGCAGAGCCGCGCATCGGAGCCTACACGGTGGAATCAGAGAATTTCGAGTCGATTCATAACCATTCGGCTTATGCGCTGATCGAGCGGGTGAAATGA
- the hisI gene encoding phosphoribosyl-AMP cyclohydrolase, with product MNLFKRAEILAVGDSLPWDAVLAELPFNADGLLPAIAQQYDSGEVLMLAWMNREAILETLSTGRVCYWSRSRQRLWRKGETSGHHQTLKELRLDCDGDTLLLMVHQQGPACHTLRSSCFYHAVCVERVVVISEPQPNSESLLSQP from the coding sequence ATGAACCTGTTTAAGCGCGCGGAAATCCTGGCCGTTGGCGACAGTCTGCCGTGGGACGCCGTATTAGCCGAACTACCCTTTAACGCCGACGGCCTATTGCCGGCCATTGCGCAGCAATACGATAGCGGTGAGGTATTGATGCTGGCTTGGATGAACCGCGAGGCTATCCTGGAAACACTGAGTACCGGTCGGGTTTGTTACTGGTCGCGCTCGCGGCAGAGGCTATGGCGCAAGGGCGAAACCTCGGGCCACCATCAAACGCTTAAAGAACTGCGCCTCGATTGCGATGGCGATACGCTGCTGCTAATGGTCCATCAACAGGGGCCAGCCTGTCATACCCTGCGTTCCAGTTGTTTTTATCACGCCGTGTGCGTCGAGCGAGTCGTGGTGATTAGCGAGCCACAGCCGAATAGTGAATCGCTGTTGAGTCAACCCTAA
- a CDS encoding IS1380 family transposase, whose protein sequence is MKRFILEQSETEFYTSHSGLALVGLCLNQYGQLNQALEKGIPLRHGIAHADIIKSYIGTLSLGKSDFEAIENHRDDDYFKAALAIHQVPSSARLRQRLDEHADALLPIIYQSNLDFLAHAQVPVTPLATGHVALDIDVYPMNNEKTCKEGVSRTYKGFDGYAPIALYLGKEGWCIGNELREGKQHCQYEFRYALERGLAAAKRLTTLPLLVRLDGGHDALDNRIDLHEADQVDFIIKWNPRKQDADAWLAYAEQHGQWTTPREGKRVALFSVMEQHTRNGKTYTCRRVMQITERTITAQGQALVLPDIEIEGWWTSLPVADYDDAMVIALYRDHATAEQFHSEFKTDLDIERLPSGKFATNDLIMSLSAYSYNILRWIGLIGLLGEQSPIRHPAKRRRIKTVIQELMYLAARLIRSGHRLKLRFSQSCPGFIAFESTYAKLAAG, encoded by the coding sequence ATGAAGCGGTTTATCCTGGAGCAATCTGAAACTGAATTTTATACCAGCCATTCTGGATTAGCCTTGGTCGGTTTATGTTTGAATCAATATGGCCAGCTCAATCAGGCGCTGGAAAAAGGTATTCCGCTACGGCACGGTATTGCTCACGCCGATATTATCAAAAGCTATATAGGCACCCTTAGCCTGGGCAAAAGCGACTTCGAAGCCATCGAAAACCATCGCGACGACGACTATTTCAAAGCCGCGCTCGCCATTCATCAAGTACCCTCCAGCGCCCGCCTCAGACAGCGACTGGATGAACACGCCGACGCCTTATTACCGATCATTTATCAAAGCAACCTCGATTTTCTGGCTCACGCCCAGGTGCCGGTAACGCCGTTAGCCACAGGCCATGTCGCGTTGGATATCGATGTTTACCCCATGAACAACGAAAAAACCTGCAAAGAAGGCGTCTCCCGAACCTACAAAGGTTTTGACGGCTACGCCCCGATTGCCCTCTATCTGGGTAAAGAGGGCTGGTGTATTGGTAATGAACTGCGCGAAGGCAAGCAGCATTGCCAATACGAATTCCGCTATGCGCTGGAGCGCGGACTCGCCGCCGCGAAACGTTTGACGACTTTGCCTTTGTTGGTCCGGCTGGATGGCGGTCACGACGCGCTCGACAATCGCATCGACTTACACGAAGCCGATCAGGTCGATTTCATCATCAAATGGAACCCGCGTAAACAAGATGCCGACGCCTGGCTGGCCTACGCCGAACAACACGGCCAGTGGACCACACCGCGCGAAGGCAAACGCGTGGCCTTGTTCAGTGTCATGGAGCAACACACTCGCAACGGTAAAACCTATACCTGTCGCCGGGTCATGCAAATCACCGAGCGCACCATCACGGCTCAAGGCCAAGCCCTCGTGCTACCGGATATCGAAATCGAAGGCTGGTGGACCAGTCTGCCGGTGGCCGATTACGACGATGCCATGGTTATTGCCCTCTATCGCGACCATGCCACCGCTGAACAATTCCACAGCGAATTCAAGACCGATCTGGATATCGAGCGCCTGCCATCCGGCAAGTTTGCCACCAACGACCTGATCATGAGCCTCAGCGCCTATAGCTACAACATCCTGCGCTGGATAGGCCTGATCGGCTTGCTGGGCGAACAAAGCCCGATCAGGCATCCTGCCAAGCGGCGGCGTATCAAAACCGTGATCCAGGAACTGATGTATCTGGCCGCGCGACTCATCCGTAGCGGGCACCGGCTGAAGCTGCGCTTTTCACAGAGCTGTCCCGGTTTCATCGCTTTTGAATCCACCTACGCCAAACTCGCCGCCGGCTAG
- a CDS encoding GTP-binding protein has protein sequence MNTSPKPNYPVPVTILTGFLGAGKQQILKALLACHIDADV, from the coding sequence ATGAACACAAGCCCAAAACCCAATTACCCGGTACCAGTTACCATTTTGACCGGCTTTCTCGGCGCTGGTAAGCAGCAGATACTAAAAGCGTTGCTGGCCTGCCATATCGATGCCGACGTTTAG
- a CDS encoding CobW family GTP-binding protein, whose protein sequence is MIANKIPVIVLTGFLGSGKTTLLNRLLTDGVKTAVVINEFGATPIDQDLLLNQDIPLTVLSGGCLCCQIKGALAPTLKNLWMAWNNSETKPFERVIIETSGVASPEPILDTLLREPWLSKRYRLQQIVATLAIPSALAQLEHHAEARAQMAWADLLLLTHADLADDKQHAELIDYLKLQAPATPTLTAMRDLFDASMLLCKTPPSFRRITTGRALPEHGFRSVSLYLEHTPSWPQLQATLQTLLSNHADDLIRIKGVVYFPECAEPLAVHAVAGHLYSPIQLPKRINQDRRSRLVLITISSPEQLANELFCLLGGEPSQNPIRLH, encoded by the coding sequence ATGATTGCAAACAAAATCCCGGTCATCGTTCTGACCGGCTTTCTGGGTAGCGGCAAGACCACGCTGTTAAACCGCTTGTTGACGGACGGCGTGAAAACGGCGGTGGTCATCAACGAGTTTGGCGCTACACCGATCGATCAGGATTTGCTGCTAAATCAGGACATTCCACTGACCGTACTGTCCGGCGGTTGCTTGTGTTGCCAGATCAAAGGCGCATTGGCACCCACCTTGAAGAACTTGTGGATGGCCTGGAATAATTCTGAAACCAAACCTTTTGAACGCGTCATTATCGAAACCAGCGGTGTCGCCAGTCCGGAACCCATATTGGACACACTACTGCGCGAGCCCTGGTTGTCCAAACGCTACCGGTTGCAACAAATCGTCGCCACCCTGGCGATTCCGTCAGCCCTTGCCCAACTGGAGCATCACGCCGAAGCTCGTGCACAAATGGCTTGGGCCGACCTGTTGTTATTGACTCACGCTGATCTGGCCGATGACAAGCAACACGCTGAACTGATTGACTACTTAAAGCTTCAGGCACCCGCTACGCCAACGCTGACGGCTATGCGTGATCTGTTTGATGCCTCCATGTTGCTATGCAAAACACCACCGTCTTTCCGGCGTATTACTACCGGCCGAGCCTTGCCGGAACATGGTTTTCGTAGCGTGTCGCTTTATCTGGAACACACGCCAAGTTGGCCGCAGTTACAAGCTACTTTGCAAACCTTGTTGTCAAACCATGCCGATGACTTGATCCGAATCAAAGGGGTTGTTTATTTCCCTGAGTGTGCTGAGCCGTTAGCAGTACATGCCGTCGCCGGCCATTTATACTCACCAATTCAGTTGCCGAAGCGAATAAACCAGGATAGGCGTAGCCGCTTGGTACTGATCACGATTTCGAGTCCGGAACAATTGGCCAATGAATTATTTTGCCTCTTGGGGGGAGAACCCAGTCAAAATCCGATACGGCTGCATTGA
- a CDS encoding tyrosine-type recombinase/integrase, whose translation MLTDKSIKGLKAKPSAYRLYEKGPDKGFGVKVTPAGSVTFFIQYAGPDGKQKFASLGRYPSISLSEARDKCRELRREIDRGIDPQSRIELRLGSVADLFDYYIKHMVDSGKRTFEKVEADLHYNCKDILDFQAKDVTPAHIRKILHTIISRGSNVQANRIRSYLRRAFELGVYHDNDPKNLSNDFTFQIQANPVDAIPKDTSAEVAGERALSFSEIKVLWNETCLLEQFHLATKLLLLYGCRSWELCGAMKHEFDFDTMIWSAPPERVKNERWLILPITPLAKKLLDKLWPYSGNSDYLFPSRYNEEKPIHKTSLAHAITRISSIDTFTPRDLRRTVKTRMGEIGIEKSIRDRIQNHALNDVSSKHYDRYDYLQEKRSALLKWENYLIELSGDKNT comes from the coding sequence ATGCTTACTGACAAATCAATCAAAGGGCTCAAGGCAAAACCGTCGGCATATAGACTCTATGAAAAAGGGCCCGATAAAGGCTTTGGTGTCAAAGTGACGCCAGCCGGAAGCGTAACCTTTTTTATTCAATATGCAGGTCCAGATGGTAAACAAAAATTCGCAAGCCTAGGACGGTACCCATCGATTAGCCTATCTGAGGCAAGGGATAAGTGTCGTGAACTGAGACGGGAGATCGATCGCGGAATTGACCCACAATCCCGCATTGAGCTGAGACTTGGCAGCGTAGCCGATTTGTTTGACTACTACATCAAGCACATGGTTGATTCAGGAAAGCGAACTTTTGAAAAAGTTGAGGCAGATCTTCATTACAACTGTAAAGACATTTTGGACTTCCAAGCCAAAGACGTAACGCCAGCCCATATAAGAAAAATACTTCACACCATTATCTCGCGTGGCTCGAATGTTCAAGCTAATCGGATTCGATCATACTTAAGAAGAGCATTTGAATTAGGGGTTTATCATGATAACGACCCCAAAAACCTATCAAATGATTTCACCTTTCAAATACAAGCCAACCCTGTCGATGCAATTCCAAAAGATACCAGTGCGGAAGTTGCAGGAGAAAGAGCATTATCATTTTCTGAAATAAAAGTACTTTGGAACGAAACATGCCTTCTTGAGCAATTCCATCTGGCTACAAAACTATTACTGCTATATGGCTGTCGATCTTGGGAACTCTGCGGCGCAATGAAACATGAGTTTGATTTTGACACCATGATTTGGAGCGCCCCGCCAGAGCGAGTGAAAAACGAACGCTGGCTGATATTGCCTATTACTCCGTTAGCTAAAAAGTTACTTGATAAATTATGGCCGTATTCCGGAAACTCTGATTATCTTTTTCCAAGTAGATATAACGAAGAAAAACCAATACACAAAACGTCTTTGGCTCACGCAATCACGCGAATAAGCAGTATCGATACTTTTACCCCGAGAGATTTAAGAAGAACAGTAAAGACTCGTATGGGAGAAATTGGCATTGAAAAAAGCATCAGAGATAGGATACAAAATCATGCTCTAAATGATGTAAGCTCAAAACATTATGATAGATATGATTATTTACAGGAAAAACGAAGCGCCTTACTAAAATGGGAAAACTACTTAATCGAGTTGAGCGGAGATAAAAACACATAG
- a CDS encoding Fic family protein encodes MPKIVPSEELERIEKLIAQYPEGIGAKDIAQWLDFEIKGRTLQRRLATLVAERRIVSEGDGRALKYKVVKLGTGIAVANGVDDSNWHGVDEVYIPISPEGEEIKFFIRQPRTQRSPVSYQPDFLGKYYPNHTYYLSAGLREQLHTLGRSPSEQTPAGTFARDILNRLLIDLSWASSRLEGNTYSRLDTERLIEFGQAAEGKDVMETQMILNHKSAIEYLVRDTEHAGVTAETIVALHAFLSDGLLADPMSCGRLRNRAVDIGGSVYLPIAMPQRIEELFGIVMTMAAEINDPFEQSFFLMVHLPYLQPFEDINKRVSRLAANIPLIQHNLCPLSFIDVPQQAYVDAVLGVYELNRIELLRDVYIWAYERSCQQYVAVQQQLVPPDIVRLRYRNELAEVIRAIVRDGLATDGAAILAGTPDSVSQEDKQKFINLVQNELKTLHAGNAIRFGLRPLEFSVWQEKGTKFCD; translated from the coding sequence ATGCCAAAAATAGTCCCATCAGAAGAGCTGGAGAGAATCGAAAAGCTGATTGCTCAATATCCCGAAGGTATTGGCGCGAAAGACATTGCGCAATGGCTAGATTTCGAAATTAAGGGCCGCACTTTACAACGTCGATTGGCCACATTGGTGGCAGAGCGTCGCATTGTTAGCGAAGGCGATGGACGAGCACTGAAGTATAAAGTCGTAAAGCTTGGCACGGGTATCGCCGTAGCTAATGGTGTGGATGACTCAAACTGGCATGGCGTTGACGAAGTTTACATTCCCATTTCGCCAGAAGGCGAAGAGATCAAGTTCTTTATTCGTCAACCACGAACTCAACGGTCTCCCGTCAGCTATCAGCCGGATTTCCTGGGGAAGTATTATCCAAACCACACCTATTACTTATCAGCTGGTTTACGCGAACAATTACATACCCTGGGCAGGTCGCCGTCTGAGCAAACCCCGGCAGGAACGTTTGCCCGTGACATTCTGAATCGCCTGCTCATCGACCTTTCTTGGGCTTCTTCCCGTTTGGAAGGCAATACCTACAGTCGACTGGATACCGAACGCTTGATTGAGTTCGGTCAGGCGGCTGAAGGCAAGGATGTCATGGAAACCCAGATGATCCTCAATCACAAATCGGCCATTGAATATTTGGTACGCGATACCGAGCATGCCGGCGTTACGGCCGAAACCATCGTTGCCTTACATGCTTTTTTATCGGATGGTTTGTTGGCAGATCCGATGAGTTGTGGTCGCCTGCGCAATCGGGCGGTCGATATCGGCGGCAGTGTCTATTTGCCAATTGCGATGCCGCAACGGATTGAGGAGTTGTTTGGGATTGTCATGACCATGGCTGCTGAAATCAACGATCCGTTTGAACAATCGTTTTTCCTGATGGTGCATTTGCCTTACTTGCAACCCTTCGAAGACATTAACAAACGGGTTTCGCGGTTGGCGGCCAATATTCCGCTGATTCAACACAATCTTTGCCCACTGTCGTTTATCGACGTGCCGCAACAGGCTTATGTGGACGCGGTCCTCGGCGTCTACGAGCTGAATCGAATTGAATTGTTGAGAGATGTCTACATCTGGGCTTACGAGCGTTCATGTCAGCAATACGTTGCCGTGCAACAGCAGCTCGTACCACCGGACATCGTTCGATTACGTTACCGAAATGAGTTGGCCGAAGTCATACGAGCTATTGTCAGGGATGGACTGGCAACAGATGGAGCGGCGATTTTGGCTGGCACTCCGGATTCCGTGTCTCAGGAAGACAAGCAGAAATTTATTAATTTGGTACAAAACGAACTCAAAACGTTACATGCGGGAAATGCTATCCGTTTTGGCTTGCGTCCTCTAGAGTTTTCGGTATGGCAGGAAAAAGGAACAAAATTCTGTGATTGA
- a CDS encoding transglycosylase SLT domain-containing protein — MKRAVFRAYRIFGNVVNSHQDHYGELAMCNIPSKNLNLQFPFQNVVKHFRIGMMGGFCLISQPMESMADGAIQINSSNQQSPGSKTTLRNTLWGQVARRHGIDPYILYAVALTESRKNDDQNKVIPSPWAINNAGNAYIPGSQQEAEALLNQMLEQGKRNIDVGMMQVNLRWHGHRVAKPEQLLIPSTNLEIGASVLSEAIQSVPGNLAHGIGRYYSWKNEPAAIQYGRKVIALANQIRAIL; from the coding sequence GTGAAAAGAGCGGTTTTTCGAGCGTATAGAATTTTTGGCAACGTCGTAAACTCGCATCAAGACCATTACGGCGAACTTGCGATGTGCAATATTCCTTCAAAAAATCTTAATCTTCAGTTTCCATTTCAAAACGTTGTTAAGCATTTTCGGATTGGCATGATGGGCGGCTTTTGCCTCATCAGCCAACCTATGGAGTCGATGGCTGATGGAGCCATTCAAATAAACAGTAGCAACCAACAGTCTCCTGGTTCAAAAACCACATTACGGAACACGCTATGGGGCCAAGTGGCTCGGAGACATGGCATTGACCCCTACATTCTCTATGCCGTTGCGCTCACCGAATCGCGAAAAAACGATGACCAGAATAAAGTCATACCCTCGCCATGGGCCATCAACAACGCTGGCAACGCCTATATTCCTGGCAGCCAGCAGGAAGCCGAAGCCTTACTCAATCAAATGTTGGAGCAAGGTAAACGCAATATCGACGTTGGCATGATGCAAGTCAATCTTAGGTGGCATGGCCACCGTGTTGCGAAACCAGAGCAACTCTTGATACCAAGCACCAATCTCGAAATCGGTGCAAGTGTACTCTCCGAGGCCATCCAATCGGTGCCTGGCAATCTTGCACATGGCATAGGCCGATATTACAGTTGGAAAAATGAGCCGGCCGCCATCCAGTACGGACGGAAAGTTATTGCCCTGGCAAATCAAATTCGCGCAATTCTTTAG
- a CDS encoding flagellar transcriptional regulator FlhD, translated as MDENLYKLNLDYLIVAQSLIFSGSEQKAMFCLGLTTEAVSLLRKMPLAQLKSLARSDCLTFVPRFNPHKWSQFLTVEKNEDPNALDARTIDLLMLLSAHPPES; from the coding sequence ATGGATGAGAATCTCTACAAACTCAATCTCGACTACCTCATTGTCGCTCAATCCTTAATTTTTTCCGGCAGCGAACAGAAAGCCATGTTCTGCTTAGGCTTAACGACCGAAGCGGTTTCGTTACTCCGAAAGATGCCACTCGCACAATTAAAAAGCTTGGCTAGAAGTGATTGCCTGACCTTTGTCCCCCGTTTCAATCCCCATAAATGGAGCCAATTTCTAACCGTCGAAAAAAACGAAGATCCCAATGCACTCGACGCACGAACCATCGATCTTCTGATGCTCTTGTCTGCCCACCCACCTGAGTCATGA
- a CDS encoding UPF0175 family protein, with amino-acid sequence MKTVNVSGLKNNPSEALRMAHEDMVLVMNRNEPDAVMVGLKSAKIIGMPGVRKALATALFKDGNLSLARSAKLADMPLANFIAHVSRLGISVIDQTADEVEDDLDTLDQWLNQA; translated from the coding sequence ATGAAAACAGTGAATGTCAGCGGTTTAAAGAACAATCCTAGCGAAGCGCTACGCATGGCTCACGAGGATATGGTTCTGGTCATGAATCGAAATGAACCGGACGCTGTAATGGTCGGCCTCAAATCCGCCAAAATCATTGGAATGCCGGGTGTGCGTAAAGCCTTGGCGACAGCCTTGTTCAAGGACGGAAATTTATCCCTCGCTCGCTCCGCCAAACTGGCCGATATGCCGTTGGCAAACTTTATTGCGCACGTCTCGCGCCTCGGTATTTCCGTCATCGATCAAACGGCCGATGAAGTCGAGGATGATTTGGACACTCTGGACCAGTGGCTCAACCAAGCCTGA
- a CDS encoding DUF3368 domain-containing protein: MTKNVIVDASPLIGLALVEGLIWLPQLFGEVFVPESVKQEVLPGKSAPGEQALFHAFDSGWLTVWHESITPRLDIDLDAGETDCINIALSSPENYLLMMDERAGRAVAKEYQLQVVGTAAVIGLAKKQGLIASARAAFEVFHRSDFRISATVINKILASVGE, encoded by the coding sequence ATGACCAAAAACGTCATTGTCGATGCCAGTCCATTGATCGGACTGGCGTTGGTGGAGGGTTTAATCTGGCTGCCCCAGTTATTTGGCGAGGTTTTCGTACCTGAATCGGTGAAACAGGAAGTGTTACCCGGCAAATCGGCGCCGGGTGAACAAGCGCTGTTCCATGCATTCGATTCAGGTTGGTTAACGGTATGGCATGAATCCATCACACCACGTTTGGATATCGACCTGGACGCTGGTGAAACGGATTGCATCAACATCGCGCTATCGTCACCCGAAAACTATTTGCTGATGATGGACGAACGTGCCGGCCGGGCTGTGGCCAAAGAATATCAACTGCAGGTCGTCGGTACGGCCGCCGTCATTGGCCTAGCCAAGAAACAAGGTTTGATTGCGTCTGCTCGAGCGGCTTTTGAAGTCTTCCACCGATCGGATTTTCGGATTTCGGCTACGGTAATCAACAAAATCCTGGCGAGTGTCGGCGAGTGA